The window TGTATTTGACTATCCCAATAAAACCCTGGAGGTGAATTTCAAGGCGCCCATGACTGTTTTGTCCACCCTGGAAGGGTGGCGGGATAATATTACAACCGTGGGCAACCACTACACCCCGCCGCCCACCTGGATGCCGGGACATTTTTCGGGCATGGATCATCTTTACACCAGCATCCTTGGCGCCATCGGTAAAAAAGCCGAAACCACAGCCCTGCTCATGACAGGGGCGGATATGGACAATCTGGCCATCCGGACCGAAAAATTTAAAGATATGAGCGTCACGGTGCTTGCCACGGCGGGCGTGATGTCCAATGCCCTGCGCATGGGCGCAGACCAGGGAACGTTTTATGAACCGGGCACCATTAATATATTGATATTCACCAATACACACCTGACTCCCAGGGCCATGTCCCGGGCAATCATTTCAGCCACGGAAGCCAAAACCGCCCTGCTTGAAGACCTGGACATCCGGTCAAGCAGTTCCGGGGCAAAACATCCGGCCACGGGCACGGGCACGGACAATATCCTGGTGATGCAAGGAGAAGGGCCGGCCATTGATAATGCCGGGGGCCATTCAAAAATGGGAGAACTCATTGCAAAGGCGGTATACGCAAGCGTAAAAACCGCTGTGGAAAAACAGAACAGAATTCTACCCGGCCGCCATATTTTTCAACGTTTGAAAGAACGTAATATCAGTATTTATGAAATCACCTCCAATGCCCTTTGTAACTGCCAGAAAACAAAGAGTGAATTCAACGCCATGGTTGAGCATCTGCTGCTGAACAAAGAAATTGCAGGGTTCATGGAATCTGCCCTGGCCTTAAGTGACGCCCATGAACGCGGGCAGGTGAAAAATCTTGATGCCTTTGACCTGTGGTGCGGACAGATCGTGGAAAAAATCACAGGGCAGCCCGTTGAAAGACCCATTGATACGATGGATATAACGGATATGATCCATGATGACCGCATTCCCATTGTGATCATAAAAGCGCTGAATGCCGTGATGACCGGAGCCAGAGCCAGGGTTGGAGAGGAAAACGAATAATGGTCAGATCCAGGACGGTTAAAATACTTCTGCCATGGGTGTCGATACTAATCTGCATTCCGGCTTGGGCTATAGCCCAGGCCTCTTCACCCGCTGTACGGGTGATCTCTTTATCTCCTTTTATCACGGAAACCATTTATCTTTTGGGTGCCCAGGATCAGCTGCTGGCCGACACCTCTTATTGTACGGTGCCCCCCGAGGCTGCCCAGAAAGAGAAGATCGGGTCCGTAACCCGGGTGAATGTGGAAAAGATCATCAGCATGCAGCCGGATCTGGTGATCGCCTCTCCTTTGAGCCAGGAAAAACAGCTTAAAATTCTTCGATCCCATGGCCTTTGGATCATGGAGATCCCCAATCCCAAAACATTTGACCAGATCTGCGCCACGACCCTGAAAATCGCGGACGCCCTTGGCAAAACAGCCCAGGCCCAAGCCCTTGTGCAACAGTCCAGGGCTGATGTTGACAAAATTTGCGGCCTGGTCACAGGTTTGAACCCGAGACGGGTATTTATCCAGATTGGCATAAAGCCCCTGCACACGGTGAACAAGGATCTGTTCATCAACGAATATCTTATCCGGGCCAATGCCGTTAATATCGCCGAAAACCTCCCTTCGGGCGTCTATTCCCGGGAAGAGGTGATTAAACAGGATCCGGATGTCATTCTCGTGGCCACCATGGGGTCGGATAAAAAAGCGGCAGCGTTTGAAAAAAAACGGTGGATGTCCTTTGCGTCCCTGACAGCTGCCAGGAACAACGAAATTCACGTGCTCGACCCGGAGGTGATCTGTCACCCCACACCTGTCAGCTTTGCCTCCGGCCTGGAGCAGGTGGCCGGCCTGATTCATCCTCAGATCGGTAATACAGGAGGGATCAATTGAAATCCACTGCCGGGTCCTGGGGCCTGTTTGCCTTCAGCCTGCTTGTGCTCCTGGTGTTCACCGCAGGCCTGTCCCTGTCCGTGGGCAGTGCCGATATCCGCTTTTTTGACATCCCAGGGATTATTGCCGCAGGACCGGGCACCCCCGAATACGGTATCCTCATGGGTATCCGGCTGCCGAGAACCCTGCTTGGCATTGCCACGGGCGGAGCCTTGAGCCTTGCGGGCACCCTGCTCCAGGGCATGTTTAAAAATCCTCTGGTGGAACCATATACCCTTGGTATCTCGGGCGGGGCGTCCCTGGGCGTCTGCATGAATATCCTGTTCAGGCTTTATGCGGTCATGGGCATGATTGCCTATCCCCTATCCGGATTTGCCGGTGCAAGCCTTGTTATTTTTCTGGTGTACGGACTGAACCGCAGCACCCGCCACATCCGCTCCAACCGGATGCTGCTTACCGGGGTCATGATATCCTATGTGGCGTCCTCCCTTGTCATGCTGCTCATGGCCCTGGCCCGTTCCGACGATCTTCAGACTATAGTGCTGTGGATCATGGGGTCTTTGGACGAACCGGACATGACCCTGATCTGTATGGCTGTGACCGGTTCCCTGGCCGGACTTTTTCTCTCCTATTTTTTCTGTCTTGACCTCAACGGCCTGGCCCTGGGCGAAGAAGAGGCTGAAAACCTGGGCGTGAATACGTCCCGGGCCAGGAAGGGCATTTTCTTTATTGCATCGTTTCTCACCGGTCTGTCCGTATCCATGACGGGCGTGATCATGTTTGTGGGGCTTGTTGTCCCCCATTTCATGCGCCTGGTCACAGGACCGGACCACAGAATCCTTTTGCCGGCCACCTATCTGGCCGGCGGAATATTCCTGCTGGTGTGCGATGTGGTGGCAAGGACCGTGATCGCACCCATGGAACTGCCCGTGGGCGTGATCACCGGAATCATTGGCGGCGTTGTGTTCATCCGGTCCATTGCCGGTAAAAAGGAGGCGTTGTGACCGCCTCTGCACTGGTGAACATTGAGGATGTCGCACTGGGCTTTGGCAGGCGCCGGATATTGTCGGATATCCGTTTTGATGTGCCGGCCGGCCGGATTGTTTCCATCATTGGTCCCAACGGTGCCGGAAAAACCAGCCTGTTGCGCGCGATTTGCGGCAACCTGAAACCGGTGACGGGAAGAATCATGCTCAACGGGAGCGACATTGCCACCCGCCCACGGGACCATATTGCCCGGCAGATGGCTGTTGTACTGCAAAGCCAGGTGCCTTTATCCATGAGGGTTCAAGCATATGTGCTGCTGGGCCGCCTGCCATTTTTCAAGCCGTTTCAATTTTTTGAAACCGGCCGGGACAGGGAAATGGCCCGCCACTTTATGACGCTCACCGGAATCGCGGACCTTGCCGATGCCGCCATGGATCAAATTTCCGGCGGACAGCGGCAACTGGCAGCCATTGCAAGGGCCTTGACCCAGGAGCCCCAGCTCCTTGTCCTGGATGAACCCACAGCACATCTGGACATTACCCACCAGGCCCGGATTCTGGATCTGATTACCGCATTGCGCAAGGCCCTTGGCCTCACGGTGATCATGGTGATCCATGATTTAAATCTGGCCTCTGAATATTGCGATGATCTGGTGCTGCTGGACAAGAACAAAGGACGGATTCATACTCTGGGCACCCCGGAACAGGTCCTGACCCGGGAAAATATCCAGGCCGTGTATCACACCCCTGTCCGGGTGGGAAAAAGTCCCGCATCCGGGCGGCCCTGGGTGTTCCTGGACCGCCCGGTACCTTCCGGGCCTTAACTTCCGGACTATAACTTGATGAAATTCCTCTTTCGGGTTAAAAATATGGTGACGGATATAAACCCGAACAATTGGAATTGTTAATTTACCCGGACGTATATCAATTCAACTCATGGATAATTTTGATCGACAATAGGAGACTGCAGCGTGGTTTTCACAGGGATTCACCATCTTGCTCTGATCACCGATGACATGGACAAAACCATTCGTTTCTGGAGAGATCTTCTGGGAATGAGGATGCTTGCCGCCACAGGTGACGGGAGAAACAAACAATACTTTTTTGAGATTTGTGAAAATGCCATCGTCTCCTTTTTTGAATGGCCGGAAGCCGTGAATCCCGAGGAAAAGCTTCATGGAGAACCGACGGAACATCCCCAGGCTTTTGACCATGTGGCCATCGGCGTGGAAAACCACAAGGCCCTTGAAGAGATGAAGGTTCGGCTGGAATCCGCAGGGTTCTGGGTCTCTCCTGTAGTGGACCACGAATTTATCCATTCCATCTACTCCTTTGATCCCAACAACATCCCCATTGAATTTACCACGGAGGTCAAAGGACGAAGCTTAAGGGAGGTTCTGCGCATGAGTGACCGGAATATCACGGACATTGCACGGGAAGGCCAGGAGCCGCAACCAGGGAAAAAACCGGCACCCAAACCGGGAAAGCCCCAGACAGGGCAGCCCACAGGGTAGGCCGTCCTTTTTCCTTATTGGGGCAAGAAGACGGTTATGGTGGTGGTGCCGGCCTCCTCGGATAACGAAAAGCTTATGCTTCCGTTATGCAGTTTTGCCGTCAGCATGGCGGAATATGTGCCGATACCGGTTCCCTGGGATTTGCCATAGGTCACAAATTTATCAAAGAATTTATCCCGGATGGGCTCCGGAATAAGACCTTTATTTTCGATCTCTATTGTTACCCTGCCCTGCTCTGGGCCATGAATACGAACAGCAATGGTTCCCCCATCCGGGGATGCATCCAGGGCATTGGCGAACAAATTGTTCATCATAATGTAAAAAAGCATCTCATCGCATGAAATCACACAGGGACAGCCGATATCGGCAGGGACTCCGTTAATGAACAACTTGAACAGAATCTGCCTTTTGGCCATCTTTTTGGCAAAGGCCATTGTGATGCGCTCAAAAAGAGGCATGACATCCACCCGGGTTATATTGACCGGACAGATCTCCTGTTCCATTTTATACAGCACCATGGTCCTGTTGAGCATGTCAATCATGGTAAAACAGGCATTGATCTGCTCCTGCAACAGGTTTCGCCGGTTGGTTTCATTCAGGTCCCCAGGCAGGCTCATGAGCTGTGCCGCTCCGAGAACCACCTGAATCGGGGTCTTCAGGTCATGGCGATAAATCTGTTCCATCTGTTCCCGCAATTCAATATTCTCTTTAAGAATCCTGTTCTGGCGATCAAGTTCCTTTTTTGCCAGGGCCAGTTCGAGATGGGTTTTTATCTTGGCGCGAATAACCGCAAAGTTAAAGGGTTTGGTTATATAGTCCACAGCCCCCATCTCCAGGCCTTTGGTTTCATCCACCACTTCGGTCAGACTGGTGACAAAGATGACCAGTACATCCTTTAATTCGGGGTCATTTTTAATTTGACGGCATACCTCAAAACCATCAAGTCCCGGCATCAAAATATCCAGAAGCACGATATCAGGCACATCCTGCCTGATACATTTGAGGGCGCTGTCCCCGTCAGTTGCCACCCGGACCTGGTAGTTGCCGCTTAAACAGGCCACCAGTGCGTCAATATCCGATTCGCAATCTTCAACCACCAGCACCGACTGCTCATGTATGACCGTCTCTTCCGAGTTCATTTTTCCACCTCATATCCAATTAGCGTCTGCACGGTATCGTGTTTGGACGTAAGATCCTTAACACTGTAATGTTTTAATTTCATCCTCATGGTCTGCAAACTCCAGGGCAATGGATCTGAACACGTCGGCGTGCTGTTCAAACACATCCACCATGTCAGGATCAAAATGTTGTCCCTGTCCCTCAAGGATAATGGCTACGGCCTGGGAATGGGGAAATGGCGGCTTATAAACCCGCCTGGAAACCAGGGCATCATAGACATCTGCGATGGCCATCAACCGTCCCGCCACAGGGATATTCTCTCCTGAAAGCTTCCGGGGATAGCCGGAACCGTCCCATTTTTCATGGTGGGTCAGGGCGATGGTGGCTGCGCATTTCAGATACGTGCCGGTATCCAGACGCGTTTTGCCGGACAGCAACACCTTATATCCATGTAAGGTGTGAGTTTTCATCTCATCGAATTCTTCTTTGGTCAGTTTACCCGGCTTCTTAAGGATGGCATCCGGTATGGCTACTTTTCCGATATCATGCAATGGTGCGCTCTTATAAATCAGGTCAATGACCTCTTCATTGAGTACACAACTGAATTTAGGCAAAATCTTCAGCTCATTGGCCAGCGCTTTGATATAATGCTGGGTGCGCTTGATATGCCCGCCGGTCTCCGGGTCCCGAAATTCGGCCAGGGTACCGATGCTTTCCATACTGATTTCCTGGGCCAGCAAGACTTCCCGGGTTCTCCTGGCCACAAGGTTTTCCAAATGGTCCTTGTGCTGTTTCAACTCCAGATGATTTTTGACACGGGCCTTGACCAGTGCCGCTCTAAAAGGCTTTGTAATATAATCCACCGCCCCCAGGGCAAGCCCCTTGGCCTCATTTTCCTCTTCGGACAAAGCCGTCAGAAACACCACCGGGATATCCCGGGTTGCGGTTTTGGACTTAAGCCGTTCGCACACTTCGTACCCGTCTATGCCGGGCATCATAATATCCATAAGAATAATATCCGGAGGCTCCTCCTCAATAATCTCCAGGGCGGACTCGCCATCCATGGCCACACTGACCCGGTAATCATCGCCCAGAGCATCCACCAGGATATCTACATTGGTTTCCACATCATCCACAACAAGAACACGCATTTGAGATAAGTCGGTCATAATCTATCCTAAAACGTTGAGTTCCACCAACACCTTTTCAATAATTTCTGCCGCCGGCTTGAATTGATACCCCGCAATGAGGCGGCCTAATTCCGTCACATCAGGCTCAAAATTTTTGGGCCATGCCAGGGCTGTAATTTCTTTCATCCGATCCTTTGCAGGTTTTGCCTCCCGTTTTTTAACAAACGGGACAAGCTCGTTCAGCATCACAGCCAGCTCTTTTTCAGATTTGATCTCCATACCCTCCGGCAACGGCGCATCTTTAACAACGGATCCTGTAAGTTGATCCACTGAAGACAAAACAACAGGCAACTCCTGAGAAAACAGTGTCATCAGGGCATTATATTCAGCTTTAATTTTGTCACGAAAAGCGGTTTCCAGATTGCCTGCCGCCCGTTGAAGGCCAGTCATGCCGATATTTCCGGCAACACCTTTGATGGAATGGGCCATGCGCCGGGCCTCTTCATCCTGTCCCTTTTCAATGAGAGCCCTTAAATCCCGGTCGGCAAGGGCATAATTTCGCCTGAATTTATCCAGCAGATCCAGATAGAGCGCCTCA is drawn from uncultured Desulfobacter sp. and contains these coding sequences:
- a CDS encoding helical backbone metal receptor, whose translation is MHLHLKYLLRNRYLPFFYIVVFLLTAVCHGPFTVFAAPIQVRDSTGALLVFEQYPQRIVSLVPTASEILVALGAGDRLKGATYHDVTLLGSGTRQVVGGFFNPSCAHIKKVHPDLLIAASFHDRIIGDAKASGLNVFVYETKSLDQAWAGMKALGRITGHDARALTLVEKNMDNIAHVRAKLDKAKVKHKRVMRIMGRKSIMTPGADTFQAEMIRAAGGQPPDFGKSGEIVPVTMEEWTRFNPQVIYGCGDDKLVAEKFFPCPGYRDVDAVKNHQIYYLPCDLTCRASVHTSDFVGYLSSLIYTREFADAKNDVRSPGIIDETPLEHDISKDLPYVKNASIVSAYVFDYPNKTLEVNFKAPMTVLSTLEGWRDNITTVGNHYTPPPTWMPGHFSGMDHLYTSILGAIGKKAETTALLMTGADMDNLAIRTEKFKDMSVTVLATAGVMSNALRMGADQGTFYEPGTINILIFTNTHLTPRAMSRAIISATEAKTALLEDLDIRSSSSGAKHPATGTGTDNILVMQGEGPAIDNAGGHSKMGELIAKAVYASVKTAVEKQNRILPGRHIFQRLKERNISIYEITSNALCNCQKTKSEFNAMVEHLLLNKEIAGFMESALALSDAHERGQVKNLDAFDLWCGQIVEKITGQPVERPIDTMDITDMIHDDRIPIVIIKALNAVMTGARARVGEENE
- a CDS encoding helical backbone metal receptor, with the translated sequence MVRSRTVKILLPWVSILICIPAWAIAQASSPAVRVISLSPFITETIYLLGAQDQLLADTSYCTVPPEAAQKEKIGSVTRVNVEKIISMQPDLVIASPLSQEKQLKILRSHGLWIMEIPNPKTFDQICATTLKIADALGKTAQAQALVQQSRADVDKICGLVTGLNPRRVFIQIGIKPLHTVNKDLFINEYLIRANAVNIAENLPSGVYSREEVIKQDPDVILVATMGSDKKAAAFEKKRWMSFASLTAARNNEIHVLDPEVICHPTPVSFASGLEQVAGLIHPQIGNTGGIN
- a CDS encoding iron ABC transporter permease, producing the protein MKSTAGSWGLFAFSLLVLLVFTAGLSLSVGSADIRFFDIPGIIAAGPGTPEYGILMGIRLPRTLLGIATGGALSLAGTLLQGMFKNPLVEPYTLGISGGASLGVCMNILFRLYAVMGMIAYPLSGFAGASLVIFLVYGLNRSTRHIRSNRMLLTGVMISYVASSLVMLLMALARSDDLQTIVLWIMGSLDEPDMTLICMAVTGSLAGLFLSYFFCLDLNGLALGEEEAENLGVNTSRARKGIFFIASFLTGLSVSMTGVIMFVGLVVPHFMRLVTGPDHRILLPATYLAGGIFLLVCDVVARTVIAPMELPVGVITGIIGGVVFIRSIAGKKEAL
- a CDS encoding ABC transporter ATP-binding protein; translation: MTASALVNIEDVALGFGRRRILSDIRFDVPAGRIVSIIGPNGAGKTSLLRAICGNLKPVTGRIMLNGSDIATRPRDHIARQMAVVLQSQVPLSMRVQAYVLLGRLPFFKPFQFFETGRDREMARHFMTLTGIADLADAAMDQISGGQRQLAAIARALTQEPQLLVLDEPTAHLDITHQARILDLITALRKALGLTVIMVIHDLNLASEYCDDLVLLDKNKGRIHTLGTPEQVLTRENIQAVYHTPVRVGKSPASGRPWVFLDRPVPSGP
- a CDS encoding VOC family protein yields the protein MVFTGIHHLALITDDMDKTIRFWRDLLGMRMLAATGDGRNKQYFFEICENAIVSFFEWPEAVNPEEKLHGEPTEHPQAFDHVAIGVENHKALEEMKVRLESAGFWVSPVVDHEFIHSIYSFDPNNIPIEFTTEVKGRSLREVLRMSDRNITDIAREGQEPQPGKKPAPKPGKPQTGQPTG
- a CDS encoding hybrid sensor histidine kinase/response regulator; this translates as MNSEETVIHEQSVLVVEDCESDIDALVACLSGNYQVRVATDGDSALKCIRQDVPDIVLLDILMPGLDGFEVCRQIKNDPELKDVLVIFVTSLTEVVDETKGLEMGAVDYITKPFNFAVIRAKIKTHLELALAKKELDRQNRILKENIELREQMEQIYRHDLKTPIQVVLGAAQLMSLPGDLNETNRRNLLQEQINACFTMIDMLNRTMVLYKMEQEICPVNITRVDVMPLFERITMAFAKKMAKRQILFKLFINGVPADIGCPCVISCDEMLFYIMMNNLFANALDASPDGGTIAVRIHGPEQGRVTIEIENKGLIPEPIRDKFFDKFVTYGKSQGTGIGTYSAMLTAKLHNGSISFSLSEEAGTTTITVFLPQ
- a CDS encoding two-component system response regulator is translated as MTDLSQMRVLVVDDVETNVDILVDALGDDYRVSVAMDGESALEIIEEEPPDIILMDIMMPGIDGYEVCERLKSKTATRDIPVVFLTALSEEENEAKGLALGAVDYITKPFRAALVKARVKNHLELKQHKDHLENLVARRTREVLLAQEISMESIGTLAEFRDPETGGHIKRTQHYIKALANELKILPKFSCVLNEEVIDLIYKSAPLHDIGKVAIPDAILKKPGKLTKEEFDEMKTHTLHGYKVLLSGKTRLDTGTYLKCAATIALTHHEKWDGSGYPRKLSGENIPVAGRLMAIADVYDALVSRRVYKPPFPHSQAVAIILEGQGQHFDPDMVDVFEQHADVFRSIALEFADHEDEIKTLQC